The Lathyrus oleraceus cultivar Zhongwan6 chromosome 5, CAAS_Psat_ZW6_1.0, whole genome shotgun sequence genome includes the window GTTGGGGCTTTATGTCTGCCTACCCGCTCAGCCCACCCCGCTTTAAGCACGCCTCGCCTTAAGCactcaaaatatttattttggttGATAGAAGGTTAATACTTGAACTATAATTTTGGAATACTTGTTGATGGTTCTATTTTATACATTTATTTGTGAATATATGCAATATTTTTTGACGTAAAATTTGTTTAAAATATGCTTTATAAAATATTGTTCTAAAAAATAAGTGAAAAATCTAATTGAGATGTAAAAATAAGTCTATTAATCTATTAAAAGATgaaagataaataaataaaaaaataggCGAGCAAGCCCGCCGCCAGCCAACCCGCCACCTTGGCGGACGAGCTATATTTTTAAGCCCAATTTCACTTGACGGGCTTGCGCGACCCGCCCCCTTTTTTGCGGGCTTAAGGCGGGGTGGGGCGGGCGACCTATCTTGCCACCCCTAATACCACCAGATGTGGGAGTTTCATCACCGTAAACGTCAAATGCTCCAATGATTTCTAGGGAGTTATGAAATTTAGGAGACCAAAGGCCTTTTTATTTAGGTTTCTCGTTACCTCAGAAGGAACAACCATATGGAATACTAACTGTGATGATCGCAAGTCTTCACCCTAGTACGTCAATATATTCTGAAAACGTGATGGTAACATCATTTCTCTTTAACCCGTATTTGGCTTCAGCATCCATATGGCCAACTTTGGCCAACTAGGACAACCACCATGAGGTATGAGGTATGTTCCTCCCCATGGTGCTTTGTCCTTAACTAATAACTCTCTTCAAGTCATGAGAATGTTAATGGATGAAAGCAATCACGATATGGTTCACGCGATTACACATCAAATATGCAACATGTTTAGCCTACTTATAGAGAACACGAATATGAGTTATCAATAGTTAACCCACCAAATGGGTAAGATTGATATTTTTGGGGGCACCAACAGTGCCGCTGACTCTAGTGCCTAACAAAGGCCAGAAGGCCTCCATATGGTCCTAGTGCAACGCAACCAAGATGACGACTAAGCCTTGAGACAAGCCCGAGAGGACAACATGGGGGTACAAGATAATACCACCAACGTCGTTGAACACGTTTTGGTCCAGAATGGCCTCAATGTAGGCCTTCACAGGCCAAATTATATATCCTCATTATCTGAATATGTAAGGAAAACTGAATTTTCTAGAGGCTGGAAAGTCCCAAAATTCATCAAGTTTGCTGGCGAGACTAGTGAGTCCACCATCGAACACTTTGCCTGGTACCAAACTGAGGCTGGTGTTTTAGCCAACAATAAGAACCTGAAAATAAAGTATTTTCCAAACTCATTGACAAAGAACGCTTTTACATGGTTCACCACCCTTTCCCCAAATTCCATTTTTACGTGGGCCTAATTAGAGAGGGAATTTAGCGAGCAACTCTACATGGGGCAATGTAAGATTAGCCTCAAGGAATTAGCCAGTGTGAGGTGAAAGATGGATGAAAGCATCAATGATTAGCTCAATAGGTTTAGAATCTTAAAAGCGAGATGTTTTACACAAGTGCCAGAATATGAGTTAGTTGAACTAGCAGCAGGGGGTCTCAACTACTCCATTAGGAAGAAGTTAGACACCCAATACTTGAGATACATGGCCCAGTTAGTGGATAGAGTTCGACAAGTCAAACAGTTAAAGGTTGAAAAGGATAAAACTTTAAAGTTCAGTAAAAATAAGGTAGCTTATGTCGAATTCGACAATAGAGGAAACTCATATGAATCAGAGTATGAGTGTGTGAAGGAGAATGAAGTTAATGTGGTTGAACTAAAGTCAGAGCCTCCTTACACGTGCAAGTTTTTGAAACCCTTAAATGGGAAGAGTCTTGTAGATTCCAAAAATTAAAAATTCGTTGCTAGAACATATACCTGCGACGTTACTAAGTGTGACGAAATATTTGATCTATTGGTTACTGATGGATAAATCGTTGTACCTAAAAGGGCTGAAGTCCCACCATTAGAACGGAGAAAGAGAAAGGCTTTTGTAAATTCCATAATTTTTTGGGTCATAAAACTTCTCAATGTGTACTTTTCAAGGACCTGGTGCAAAATGCTCTCAAGGATGGAAGACTCAAGTTTGCTGACAAGCAGAAACCACACCCAGAAGAGGAAGTTGAGACAAAAGTTGAGGCTCTCTTTGTCGAGCCAGTGGGTATCATGGTTGTTAACAGTGCTGGGGATGAAGACAGTAAACCAAACTACGAGGATCCAGCAGCAAAGGCTTATGCCAAAGTTGAAGAGGAGTTGGTCGATATTTTGAATCGTTGCAAGTTGAAAGATTCAAAGGTGATGATGTGTTTCTGGCGAAGCTCTGTGTTTGAAAAAGAAACTACTAAAGTGTTGGAGAGGGAAAACCCTTACCAAACCAAAACGTTTGTCCGACATGATAAGCCCAAGGAACCTTTCTCTAAGAAAGGAAAAAGCCCAACAAAGTTCCAGGGTAGGACTTATGTCCCTACTGCATATGCATCTCCTAGGGAATGGTTACGCCTTGCTCCTAAATTAGAAACTAGTGGGGGAAAATGGAAAGTAGTGAATGTTGATTATGGTTCCTCATACAGAGACAACTCCCAAGTTTCAAATAAATACTCTTATGTCTCGCAGAACTACATGGGAAAACCCCCCCCATGACATGACTAGGACTCAGTGGAGGAGACACCAGAGAAACAAGAAAGTTACACGAGTGGCTGGAAGCTCCAGCAGAAGTGATAGCATTCAATTTGTCGATAAAGGTCGAAGTAGTCAATGGCCAGTCATGCAAATGCTGTTTCCCCCTCTATCACCCATGAAGGAGGAGAAAACAACGAAAGATAAAGCCATTGAAGACGTCGATATAGGGATAAACAACTTTGATCAGGGTCTGAGCCAGAACTAGATATCATTTGCAATATGATATCTATTTTGCCTTTAGAGTACGATACAATCACATAAGTGATTGAGGAAGAAGGTCTTGAGGAAGAACTAGCTACCCACAAACCTTTGTGCTATTATGTGATGAATGAAGGCTTAGTTAATGAATACCATGCCATTTTGGGAAGGCCAAGCATGGACATGCAACAACACATGAAACCTTTGTATATAAGGGCTAAGGTAAACGGCGTGGGGACCAACAAAGTTTTGTTCGACTTTGGGGCATGTGTCGATGTTATGCCTCAATCCCTCTTGGTAAAAATAGGCAAATTTCCCACAAATTTAGCCTGTAACAACATGGCATTGTCCAACTATGAGGGCAAAACCAACAAACTCTTAAGAGTCATTCAAGTCGGTGTAGTGGTGGGAATCACCACAAAGGCCAACCTTATTTGTGGTGGTTCTGACTAAAGCAAACTACAATATGTTATTAGGTAGAGAATGGTTGCAAGGAGTCGGATATGTACCCTCGTTTATGCATAAGAGGGTCACCATCTTGAAGCCTGATGGGATTTTCAAAACCATCAAAGTTGATCAGAGTTTTTTCAGAGCAGATGTCAATCACATCAACATGCTTAACTTTGACCAAAAATTGGCTAACATTTCTCCATGTAAACTTGTCGGAGGAGGATATAAATTTGAAGGGCGTGAGGTATGCTACACAATGAAGCTACACCCTTAATACGAGTTTACCTGGGAATATTACTCTATCAGAGGGTATAACCGATAGTCTGAATTTGATGGAGACAATGATTGAGTCAAGCGCGTTGGCTCAGATTTCGGCCTATGTGGCTGAAAATAAAATCCCAGTGGCCTTGGAGGTCGAATCTCAACATGGTGAATGTCGAAGACATTAAGCCTGAGAACACTTGGGTAAATTAATCTTGCCTTCCTAGCCAAACAACAGATTCAGAAAGTCGAAGATTAGATTACATATATAATAATGAGCCTTTGGAGTTTGAGAAAGACCAACAATCTCGACCAAGAAAATGAAGGTGCAGGATCCTTTGGAAGATATGAACTTGGGAGATGAGACGACAAAATGACCAACATACATTAGTGCCAAAATCTCCCCACACTTAAAAGCAGAAGTAATCAAGATTATAAAGGAGCTCAAAGCTTGTTTCGCCTGGGACTATGATGAAATTCCCGAACTCAGTTGCAATTTAGTGGAGTTAAAGAAGTCGATCAGACCTGGCAAGAAGTCATTGAAGCAGACCCCATAGAGGTTCACGTTTGAAATCATGTCCAAGATCAAAGTTGAGATCGAGAGATTGCTCCCGGAAAAGTTCATCATTCCTACCAGGTATGTCGAGTGGCTTGATAATATTGTTCCAGTTATTGAGAAAAATGGAACCCTTAGAGTCTGTATAGATTTTAGAGATCTTAATGATGCTACTCATAAATATGAATACCAAATGCTAGTGGATAATATGTCGGTCGACTTTGCGGCTGGATTCAAAAACCTGAGTCTCCTTAATGCCCAAATTTTCATTATGGAGGAAGACATAGAAAAAACATCTAATTAATGCGTTTTTAAACCACTTCGTTTAAAGTGACTTTGATTGACTTGTAGAAGCAATCAATCTCATTGTAACTTTATGTACCATTTCATATGGCTTGATTCATTTAGATGCTTCCAAGCTCTCTCGTTTCGTATTTCGCTTCCGCGCTTCTTAAAATCTCCGATTTCGTTTTATGGGACCTAAAAAGTTTTTCAAATTGTCTAAATGGATTTTGGGTCTATTCAACCCCCTTCTAGACATTGTTGTATCCATATTCTCACCTAATAATTAGAGCTTATGTGAAATTTACAATTTTCTTGCATACTTTCTTCTTTTTTTCCTACTTCTTTCATAACTAATTTTCTAAGCTATTCAATTAATGTTGCTGGTATAGAACTAAATTGGCCAATGCTGGGTTTCTTAGTGGGGTATCTGTTTAATTTTTTTTGCTGATTCTGTATTACTTTCTTTCCTGCTTGAGAAGCTCCCAACCAATGACCAAATGGGTTTATTTATGTGATTCCATGACTAGAGTTTTTGGAATTTCTACAATGTTCTTCATTTTGCCCCATGATACCAGATAGAAAACATAACGTAGGTGAATTTTCATACCTGAAATCAATCCTGGTTATCCCATTAGAGGTGCTTCCTATGTGCATGTCTGGTTTTATAACCTTGTCCACACTTATCTTGACTTTTGCTTTGATAATTGTGGATCTGTCAAGCATTTCATAGACGAGAGCTTCACAAAACACTCCAAATTATTCTCCAATCTTTTGTCCCATTTGTGGTGTTTTTTCATTGATAGGAAGAACCCATAATTGAATCCAAATGAGTGTCTTAGTAAATCCATGTTGTTCATTGGTTTGATGCCGTCCCATTCTTGGAGGATAAACAAAGAATTCCTGAATATCCACAGGCTTCCCTTTAGGATACGCTGGTAGTCCTCTGGATTTTCCATAGTAATTTTATACATATTTGGTTCTAATTCAGAGGCATATAGGTTTAGATGGTCACATCATATGTTGGATAAGGAATCTTGGGTTGAGGATATGTGAGTAGGTTTTTATGTGATTATTTTTCCCAATATACATAGAGAGTCCgcattttgattgtcttgaatTTATCCTTCTTCATAGAAAATGAAGTAAGAAGTCATGGGGACTATTAAGAATATTTTTGTCATTTTCAACATTTTAATTTTGGTTCTTTTGGGATTCTTGATCAATGTAGTTTCTGGGGGGTAATGATGTTAGTTATGTTTGTTGGTTTTATGATGGCTTGCTGAATCTAGTTTTTTTATATTTTGGTTTTTCAAGTATTTGGTTTTGATGATCGAAACAAGGATTTGTGTAAACCATGTTGTAGTTAGGGTCCGAGCATCTGCCAATATGCTCCATGAGATCAGAGGTCATGATCTTCTAGGTTCTTTGAGATATAGTTTGATCGGTATGCTATTTGTCCATAATGCACAATGTAAAAACCAACAACGGTATAAGGAATaagatcaaaagaaatttttgATAGAACGTTAAAACCACAACGATCTCAACAAAAGgatcaaaagaaaacaaaaggaATACAATAGAAAAATGATTACTTAGAGCGAAACACTAAAGACTATGACATCAAAAAGACGAACACTCAAGAACGAGATGAGAAGAGAATCAGAACAAGATGAAAATGTCACATATCAAAGAGATTTACACACATAATAAAAGAAAGAAGAGCATCAAGATCTTAAAGGAAGAGAAAGATCTTTAAAAAATTGAACACAAATATCAAATAGAAAAATCACAGAGAATCTCAGAGGATTCATAATATATTTTTTCTTCATTCTAAGTTACTGTGAATAGTTAATTATTTTTAATGGTTTCccaaataaatatttttattacGACGGTTTTTAAAGATAACTCATGCTATTCACATTTCCAAGAAACCGCCAATATTTACCAAaattcttatttttaattttttttttcaggTTTCTTTTTTCTCCTAATTTTAAACCTAATTTCCTTAAACCTTTCCATTTCCCTTTTCGCATATCTGTCTCGGAATTCGCCTTCAAGCACTCATCTCCGTCGCTCCGCCTCTCGTCATCCCGCTCCGCCACTCTTCTCCACCGTCTGTCACTCTTCTTCCTCCATCACTCTTTTTTAAAGGTAAACTTACTGCTTCCATTTTAACTTTTCTTGTGTTCGATTTTCATTGGCCTGGGTGTTTTTGTTTTTGCTACGGCTGTTTTGGGTGTATGCATAGAGGCAATTTCCGTTTTTCTTATAGGATTAGGGGTTTTCTAGTTGTTTTACATTTTTGCCCTAGCTGCATATGCTTGTCTGAATGGTGTTTTAGTCCTAAACCAGTAAATTTATCCTTAAGACATCCACATCCACATTTATGCAGATTATGGACTCTGAATCTCATGGGCATTTTGAGAGGGTTGGTTCTTGGTTTTGGGATAGCTATAGAAATTTGATCAACATTGGTTCTTGGTTTTGGGATACAATACTAGTTTTTAGCCATCATGCAGTTCTTTGAAATTTTAATTGGTTTCCTGTCAGAAATGTGTGTAGAAAAACTTGTTAGGTATATATATCCTGAACATAAGAGTGTCGAAATTTCATATTTTCCTCACTTAGAATTTCCACTTCACACACAATCCCTCAACTGAATTGATTTAAATACTGTCAGGTTCATTGATGAATATAGTTGGATGCATATAAAACATAGTTTGTTCACAATTTTGCAACAAAGAGTGCTTTCATAACAGAAGCATTATTTCTAGACAGTGAGAGTGTAAGAGAGAAGGGCAATGGGTGTAGAGATAAAGGGATTTCTTTATAGTCAGGGTTCTGGTGATAGATTTTTCCATCTACCATCAATTTTTTAGTACAAATTTTATGGTTATTTATACAAAATGATGCTTCATTTGTTTTTACTTGCAAACCAGAAAACATTTTCTGTAAGACTTAGTTATGAATCTTCAGTGTTTTAACTTTTTGACTAGTTACTTTCTAATCATAATTCTAAAATCGTCCACTTTTTTGAAGAAGTTGAGAGAAGGTCATATAAAGTTAACTTGACTTATTTTTGTTGTCGTAAAACTATTGAAGTATGTACATTGTGTTAGCTTTCAGTAATGTTTTATTGGAATATATTTCAATAAGTTTAGTATTATTcttattcattttttttaattgacTACCTTGTTTCCTATGTGCAGCAATGCCAAAGTCAAAAAGGATTTCAAATTTGCTTAAACTAGCACATGTTGTATGTGCATCCAATGATCCAATTCATGATCCACTTGGTTCATCGGATGTCATGTCTGCTTCTCCTACACTAGTTGTTGATAATGTATCATCTCAATTACCTAACCAAATGCAACCTGCACAAGGAGTTGAAAGTTCTCATGGTAGAACTAATGTATCATCTCAGTTACCCAACCAAACATCCTCACAACCTGCACAACAAGGAGTTAGACGTTCTCATCGTATAACTAATGTATCATCTCAATTACCTAACCAAACATTCTCACAAGGAGTTAGAAGTTCTCATTGTAGAGTTAATGTATCATCTCAATTACCTTGCCAAACATCCTCACAACCAGGAGTTAGACGTTCTCATCGTAGAGCTAATGGATCATCTCAATTACCTAGTCAAACACCCTCACAACTTGCACAAAAAGAAGTTGAAAGTTCTCATTGTAGAGTTAATTTATCATCTCAAGTACCTAACCAAACACCCTCACAACCAGGACTTAGGCGTTCTCATCGTATAGCTAATGTATCATCTCAATTACCTAACCAAACATCCTCACAACCTGCACAACAAGGAGTTGGAAGTTCTAATCGTAGAGCTAATGTATCATCTCAATTACCTAGTCAAACACCCTCACAAATTGCACAAAAAGAAGCTGAAAGTTCTCTTTGTAGAGTCAATGTATCATCTCAATTACCTTGCCAAACATCCCCGCAGCCTGCACAACAAGAGGTTATACGTCCTGAACGTAGAGATGGACGAGTATCTACTCATTATTGGTTTGTAGATGCAATAGGTATAATGTATTGGTATATTTTAATTTAGTCTTGTGTTGCACTTTTgtttatatatttttggtttcGGCCACATAACATTGATTTCTTGTAGATGAAGAGCATGGTACAAATAAAAAACTGCGTTTGAATTCTAAGGATGTCAAGGATATGCCGAATGCATTGCGTATTATTGTGGATTTTGATGAATTTCATTCACCTATTGGAGAGGCTGCTGGTTTGCTTGCTGGAGTATGTGGACTAATAGCAACAAATAGTGTCTTTTTTCCTATAGGTTTTGATAAATGGTCAAATATGCCTGGAAGTTACTTTGATGAGCAGTGGATAACCTTCTTTCTGGTATTTTTTCTTTTAGTTCTACTTATGTATTTAAAGTTTGCATATGAAACATTGTAAGAGACTAACATTCCTATTATTGGAAGCCTCGATTTTGTTTCAAGGTACATGAAGATTTAGCGAAAAGATATATTGAGGCTTCGATTGGAAAAAAGTGGAGGGAGTATAGGATTAAGCTTTGGAAGGCTTATTATCATCCAACTTTGAGCAAAAGTGAAATTATCAACAAGAAACCTAAGGAAATTCCCCCGAACCATTGGGAATTATTTGTTGAGTATCGCTTAAAACCAGAGACGATGGTACatatttcatttgtcattatatATTGAATAGTCTCTTTTAAATTATAGAAGTAATATACTTCTACTTATAGGAGCTTTGTAAGAGAAATCAAGAAATAAGGAAGAACCAAGCATATTCTCATACGTGTGGTGCCAAGTCATTAGCGAGGAGAAGACATGAGCTAGTATGTTTACCAATATCTTTATCTAAATAACTGTGTATGTTAGATATTAAGTTCTCACTTTTGCTactttttttttatcaaaaaagTACTAATTTATTTGATTCATAATGATATTGTATGTATGTTTTTTTAGAGTATTGAAACTGGTAAGACTATCGGTCGGGGTCTAATGTGGAAGATGATCCACAAAAAGAAAGATGGAAGTTATGTGAATGACAAAGCTATGGAGATAGGGGTAAATGGATAATATATACCAAATAAATTTTAAGTTTATGTTTATTGTTTTAGAATTGAAGTAATTGAACGAGACTCATTGGTTATTTGTTTTGTATGTAGGAGAAAATTGATAGTCATATAAATCAAAACCATGAGGCGTCTTCAGAAACTTCTCCAAATGATGTTGTTGCCAATATATTTGGTAGAGAACATCCTGGCCGCGTTCGAGCAATGGGCTTGGGAGTGGTTCCTACTATTGCTTTTAAGCATACGACCACAAGACTTCATGGTATGGAGTTTGGTTCCTCAAGTGGTAGTAATTCATTGGTGGAACAGAAACTTGCGGCTGTGACTGCTCAATTAAAAGCAGTTGTTGGCTACATTAGTGCAAAAGAAGGTGGTGCACTACCTAAGGACTTGGCTGCCTTATTTCCCGATCAAAAACAACAGGTACATTAATTGGTTGATTTTTTGGGTTAAATTAGAATGGGTTGCTGATTTTCATATCTACTTCTGTTGAAACCTACTCGTAAAATTCTTATGGGATTAAATTATAGTGAATAATTGATTTTCTCCTTTTGTTCAGATTGAAGATGAAGAATACATGTTTCTTTTGGTGTAACTTTTTTGTATGTGTTATAATCATTTTAgcttttttttaaataaaaaaaatacaattatTGGGAGATCTTTGAACTTATTTTAAAGAAGGCAAAGCTTTGTTTTATATAAGATATATACGCCGAGATTTAATTTAAACTTTACATCTTTGATTTAAACCGAGGAGCATAATCGAATCTTAATTAGTTTAGTGCACGTGTTTGTGTCTTTAATTTGACATTATATGCGTATTTTACATTTTTGTGATGATTAGTTGTAAT containing:
- the LOC127086202 gene encoding uncharacterized protein LOC127086202, which gives rise to MPKSKRISNLLKLAHVVCASNDPIHDPLGSSDVMSASPTLVVDNVSSQLPNQMQPAQGVESSHGRTNVSSQLPNQTSSQPAQQGVRRSHRITNVSSQLPNQTFSQGVRSSHCRVNVSSQLPCQTSSQPGVRRSHRRANGSSQLPSQTPSQLAQKEVESSHCRVNLSSQVPNQTPSQPGLRRSHRIANVSSQLPNQTSSQPAQQGVGSSNRRANVSSQLPSQTPSQIAQKEAESSLCRVNVSSQLPCQTSPQPAQQEVIRPERRDGRVSTHYWFVDAIDEEHGTNKKLRLNSKDVKDMPNALRIIVDFDEFHSPIGEAAGLLAGVCGLIATNSVFFPIGFDKWSNMPGSYFDEQWITFFLPRFCFKVHEDLAKRYIEASIGKKWREYRIKLWKAYYHPTLSKSEIINKKPKEIPPNHWELFVEYRLKPETMELCKRNQEIRKNQAYSHTCGAKSLARRRHELSIETGKTIGRGLMWKMIHKKKDGSYVNDKAMEIGEKIDSHINQNHEASSETSPNDVVANIFGREHPGRVRAMGLGVVPTIAFKHTTTRLHGMEFGSSSGSNSLVEQKLAAVTAQLKAVVGYISAKEGGALPKDLAALFPDQKQQTSDIGSGLFIL